GGCTCCCGGCTTTATTGATCTTCATATCCATGGTTGTGCTGGCATGGACACTATGGATGAAGAGGATAGTGCGCTGGATGTGTTAAGTAAAAGCTTGGCTCAGACCGGCGTTACGGCCTTTTTGCCGACGACTATGACCATGCGGTTTGATCTTGTGGAAAACGCGCTGGCGCGCATTCGGGGCAAAATGGGCCAATCACCTGGCGCCGAAATATTAGGCTCTCATTTGGAAGGACCATTCATTAGTAAAGAGCATAAAGGGGCGCAGGATCCACAATATATTTTGGAACCGGATTATAGCAGGATTGACCGTTTCGCCGATGTAATTAAGATAGTAACAATAGCTCCTGAGATGTACGGCAGTCTTGAATTTATTCAAAAGGCACGGAGAGATAACATTATTATTGCGGCCGGACATAGCGCGGCAACCTACGATCAGGCCATGGCGGCTATCGCGGCCGGAGCATCTCATATTACTCATACATTTAATGCTTTCACTGCTTTTGACCACCGTCAACCGGGCATGCTGGGCGCGCTGACGGACAGTAGTGTAACCTGCGAACTGATTGCTGATAACATTCACGTTCATCCCGCCGCCCAGCGTTTGCTTCTTAAGCTTAAAGGAGTGGAAAAGCTAATTTTGATTACCGACGCGATGCGGGCTTGTCTAATGCCGGATGGAATATATGACCTGGGCGGGCAAAGAGTAAATGTAAAAAGCGGCGCAGCCCGTTTAAATAGCGGCGTAATCGCCGGGAGTGTGCTTACGCTTAATAAAGCGGTTGCGAATTTTAGAGCTACCTCCAGACTCTCGCTCAGTGAAATTGTTAAAATGGTTACAATTAATCCGGCGCGCAAATTGGGTATCGATTGCTGTAAAGGCAGCATTGCACCAGGTATGGATGCGGATATGGTTGTTTTCGATGAGGCCGTCAACGTGCTGTTAACCCTGGTCAGAGGGCGGATAGTATACCAAAAGGCAATGAGTTAGAAAGGCCGGCAAACTGTATCCCGATGATAAATTTCAGACAGGTGGGAATCATATGTTCAATTTTTTAAAAAGAAAAAAGTATTCAAATTCTTCGAATTCTTCATTAAAACTATTTGCACCGGTAAAAGGACGGATAATGGACATCTCACAAGTGCCGGATCAGGTTTTCGCCGGATGCATGATAGGAGATGGAGTGGGCATTGAACCCGATGAAGGACTTATAGTTGCTCCTTGTGACGGAGAGATAGCAGTGCTGCCGCCGACACTGCATGCAGTGGCATTAATATCAAACGAAGGTGTCGAGATTCTGATTCATGTGGGACTAGATACCGTGGAACTGGGGGGGACAGGCTTTACTGCCCATGTGAAACCTGGAAATAAAGTGCGTTGCGGTGAAAAGCTGCTAACTTTTGACCTGGACTATATTCGAAGTCAGGGGAAATTGTTAACGACACCAATTGTCATTACCAACATGGATGAAAAGGTAAGCAAATTAATGAAGTTTGTGGATAGTGGTAATGGAGTAATAATGGAAATTGCGCTGAAAAACTAATCCCTGTGCGAAGTTGCTTGATTTCCGAAAAACGTGGATTGAAAACGAAAATAACCAGGGGGACCTAAAGTCCTCCTGGTTTTGTTTTTGAACTTGCTTTTCACGGTTCAAAAACGGTTTGCGTTTTTTACATAACATAGTTAATCATAGATATAAATTTGGCCAGATGCTCCCGTTCCATTGCTAACGAGTTACGAAGATATTCACCCATGGGATTTCCCCGCTGGCTATAGAATTGTACAAAGCGACGGTGCCTGCGGATTAATCCTAGTAGCAGAAGTGTGAGTAGCAACCGATTTCCCCACTGTCTTTCATTTTCTTCCGTCTCATTGTCTCTTAACTTTAGCCCATACTTTTTTATGGAGTTTGCCATTGAGTCATCATGTAAACTAATCATGTGTAAAACGTCCATGTAAGCTTCCCAGTGGTTTTCTGTCATACTGTCCAAGCTATCGCGCATAGAATCCGTTGCATGTTCCGCGGCATCAGCCGAAGACCGCATCAGTTCCAATTGTTCAATTGCCTCCTGATGCAGCGTAATCATATGTGCTGGATCAACCGGGGTGGGCCGGCGGCTGAATGGTTTTCTCATTTCATCATCTCCTCATCTCCTCTATCAAAGTCAGTATAATATATAGTATAGGGTATGCTTTTGTGTATGAAATGTGTGATGGATAGAGGGGTCAGCAACATTGCTGGCGAGATGAAAACCTAATTAACGGCGGGACTTAAAAGGAGCAATGAACCGGATCATTTTAATCGGTACATGCAGGGAAATGGGCTTATGCCGATAAAAACTGTTCACGATAATATAGTCGCAGCCTACGTAACAAATAGTGCCACAGAAGGTCGAAGTCCGGCAAAAAAGCATTGCGTCTGTGCCGATAAGGACTTCATCACCCAAGAAACACATGAGTCGATCTTTGAAATTATCATAGTATGCTTTTGGGGGCAGGTAGTCTGGCAACTCGTCGCAGCACATCACGTCTTTGTCGGGATAATCACAGCACAACTTTTCATCGTGGTCGTGGCTGTACCAATGCGGGTATTTGCTTTCCATGGATACCAACATCCTCCTTTATAAAGATATTTATTCACTTGGTGCCAATATTGTATCTATCTGTTTGCGCTACCTACTTCAGCATATGATAGGCTTAAACATAATGTTACAACCGTCAACATTTTAAAGCCTAAATCGCTGCCGAAAATTTCTTAGCGTAAATTTTACACTCACAAAAGCAGGAAATTATTGATCAAGAATCGAAATTAAATATTGATCTCTATGTTTTTTCAATGGGGAGAGAGGAGCATATAGTACCATAATGGAGTTTATTCAAAACATTAATATTATCCTTGTCGGTTTTTTGGTTTGGCTTATCATTGCGCCAAGGATTAGCAGTCCCAAATATGGAGAAATGTTTTTGGCCTATATGACTGCTTTATTATTTAGCCTTATTGCCAGTTCGGAACTGTTGATGGTGAAGCCAGTAGCTTTTTTCTTTACAGTTGGTGGTGTATTAGCTTTCTGTTATGTAGTGGCGAGGATGACAATTCGTATAACTATCAGAAAGTAAGAATTTATCCGGTATAAAACCGAGCATAAATTGAAAAAGGGGTTAATATATGGCAGTAAAACCGCAAAATAAACCACAATCTGGCAGACGTAATCACGATGAAAATATTCAACAGGAAAAGGCTGAAGTACGTTATTTCAAAGGGGAAGAACAGTTTGAACGCTGGCGTAAAGAATTTATTCAGCATCAGGATTATGAGTTGAAGTTAGGAGCAGTCAGCAAATTAGTATATGAGCAAGTAGACTATGAACCTTTTTTAGAAAGGATAACTTTTCCCGAATTGGTACTGACCGATTATGAATATCTCTATGAACAGAACCGTAAAAAAATCGAAACCCAATTTATGATGCCAATTGCTAGCAGGATTGGTATTTTAGCTATTTTGGCTATTGCTGTTGCCGTGTTGTTTAATGTCATTACCTTGTGGATTACCGTACCTTTGGCTGTAGCTGCCGCCTTTTCTTTGTATATTGTTTTCAAAACGAGGGAAGAGGCTTTAGAAGAGTCTCATATTGCCAGTCAGGCCGAAATTGAACGCCGTCATGCCGAGGAGATCAAGGTATATGAAGAAGCTAAATCCAAACACGAAACTGAGGAAACTACCCGGATAGAAAATATTCAGCGGTTACTGGAGGGAGAACCGGGAGCCATCGGGTTGAAAATTGATGAAACCTTGTCGCAGATGAGATTGCCGGTAATTGTAGAGGTTGATGTAGACTTTCATGTGAATATACCTTTAATTACGGTTTGGCTGCCGCCCAAAGCTGTTGTGCCCAGGCAAACATGTGAATTGCTTCCCTCGGGAAGAATTCAGTACCAGGACAAAGAACCCAGCACGTTCAATAAGCAATATTTCGAATTATGTGCTGCCATTATTTTGCAGGTGACAGCTGACATATTATCCCGTATTCCGACTTTTGAGCATTGTTATGCCTGCGGAATGGCTAAAACTGATATTAATGACGAGTGTGTTATAACCTTTCATGCGACCAGAGAAGAAGTTGCCGGCGCCTGCCAGGCAACCAATTCGATTATGGCATTGCAAATCTTGAACGCCAGTTATGAATGCGATACTTCCTTAGGGTTGAAGGCTGTTGAAATGAAATATCCACCAGAATGGGAAGGATTGGACCAACAAATGTTACGTACCGTTCACGTACGCATATATAAATAATAAAATAATATAATATTGATGGTATATACGGAGGAGTTTAGTATTTAACGGAGAATGGTTATTCCATGTAATGTATTCCAATTACCAACAAGGAGGAATGGACACATGAGAATTGCTGATCTTGTTCAAAGTGCCGATTGGAAGGCGGAGAAGCACGTACCGGTCCTTGAGGCAGCGGATCGTGTGCAAGCAGGGGAAAAACTCACTGTTGAAGTATGTGTAGGCAAGGAAATTGCTCATCCCAATACTACCGAACATCATATTCGCTGGATTAAGCTTTATTTTAAGCCTGATAATGGCAAATTCCCTTATGAAATAGCGACATTTGAGTTTAACGCTCATGGTGAATCTGTGGAGGGCGCCAATAAAGGACCGGTCTGTACCGATCCGTTTGGCAAAGTTGTTATCAAGTTGAATGCTTCCGGTACTCTGATTGCTGAATCTTATTGCAATATCCACGGACTGTGGGAAAGTTCCAAAGCTGTAACCGTTGTAGAATAACGAATGATTCATTAAGAGAATACATATAAAGACCTGCTAACTCAAGTCAAGAGAAAAATCAAAAAAGAGTAGCAAATAAATTGCAAGCAAAGCAGACCGGCAGTGAAAAGCTATCGGTCTGTTTTATTATGCGAAGAGCTAAACAGAATAAATTCCCCTAACTCTGGTGTAATAGATGCGCGAGAATTTATTGAGGGCAGCAATTCAGTTTTAGCCCTGTGGATATTCAACGCCACATATTTTTGAATGGGAGCGCGAATAACTTTCCTATTTGGAGCTATAATGGCTAAAATCGTGTCTGGGCATATGGGATACTTAATTATTAGTGGCGACAATTATCGGGAAGTGCAAAACAGGATTAAGCTGGAAATGGACAACTTTGCCAATAAAATAGTAGGCAATACTAGCGAAGCAAGTGCGTAACTATTTGTTGTAAAAAAAATAGTCTTGGGGGAAATACAAATGTATCAGTCTTACGTTATGGGGCTCGTAGCCATTTTTTGTACCGCTGTAGTTTGGGGGTTATCCTTTATCAGCATAAAAATAACGGTGGCTGTGATACCACCGATGACCCTGGCATTATTACGCTTTATCATTGCCTCGGCGATTCTTGTTCTTGTACTAAAAAAAGTCGAGCCTGCCACGCGCTTGGCTAAGAGAGACGTTCCTTTCATAGCCCTTTCGGGAGTGCTGGGAGTGACAATCTTTTATTCCTTTCAAAATATAGGGATTAAACTGACCACGGCCTCCGCCGCTTCGATGATCATTGCGTCCATACCAATATTCACCATAGTAGGCGAGTTTCTGGTTTTTAAAACTAAGTTGTCGTTAATCAAGATATGCAGTGTAATTTTATCAATCGTTGGGGTTTACCTGATCGTTGCCACACCGCAACAAGCATCAAGCGAAAACTTGGTAGGAATTTTATTTATGTTGGGGGCTACTGTATCCTGGGTTATATATATGTTAATCACAAGGCCATTATCGGAGAAGTATTCTCAATTAGCAGTGGTTACACATCAAGTTATTTTTGGTACCTTAGCCTTAATCCCTTTCAGCTTTTTTGAAACTTGGCAATGGGAAGCTGTGAATTACCCCATTATTCTTCACTTACTATACCTGGGGATTATTTGCTCGGCTTTAGCTAATTATCTTTATGTATACGCAATGAATATATTAGGGGTTAGCAACGTTTCCCTCTTTGTTAATTTTATACCGGTGGTTTCGGTGATTGGCGGATTTACCATTTTACAAGAGCCGGTAAGCACGATGCAAATGCTAGGTGGCGCGATTATTTTACTGTCTGTTTATTTAGCTAATCGCAAAATAGAGAAGTCAGAGGAAGAAGTAAACACAACCCTGGCAAAATAATGGGGGGAGGACCAGACGACAATAGTGAAAATTTGTATGTTATAGGATTTATCGCAAAACAAGGAAAGAACAATAAAATGCTAATGAACAAGGACCTGTTCACAAACTGACTTCATTAATAAGTTAGTTGAGCAGACTAAGATTGAAAAGGAATATTGGAAAATATAGCTGTTTATGAAAGCTTTCTCGGGCAGTTCGGTGATATCCACTTTTGAACAAAAGTAAACAGCAATGTAAGAGCAGTCGGGCAAAGGTAACTCCTTTGCCCAATTATCATACAAGAGAAAGGAAAATTCGATGAATAAACAGTTTAAGGCTGACTTTATGCTATTGATGATTACGATCTTCTGGGGAAGCTCTTATGTCGAATTATCTACATAGGATTATTTTGTAGGAGTGAGGGCTATGTATCAGGAAACAAGAGCACGGCAAATGGAATGGAATTTATTTGTATTGATGAATTAGTTTCCAAGGATCATTTTTTACGTCAAGTGGATAAGCAATGGAACGAATTGTTGGATTATTGAAAAAATGATATAATGAAAGCGAAAGAACCTGAGAATAGAACTGATTTTTCGGAGGTGAGGGTATGCATAAGGTGCTGCTCTTAGTTGCCTGTTGTTCATTTCTCTGGAACTATGACATTCCTCAACGGTATATGAGTTGCGAGAAGGGAAAGGTACGCTGCGGGCGTAGGTTGATTCGTTTAGCACTTCTTAAACTAGGGAGAAGGGTCGGGGCAAAAGCAGCTCGCCAAATAACGCTGGCGCTTATATTTCTGGTATGGTTATGCTTATCCTGCTACTTTATAGCCGTCGGTGCTTTTTTTCACACCACAGGGCCCAAAGTGGTGTCTATGTTGGCGGCAATCTTAGGAACTATGGCGCTGGGGCAGGAAATGGCTCATGCTTACCGAAACTTTGCGGAATGGTGCTACAACAGGGAGGAGAATGTTTTAATGGTAAGCAAAGGCTGTTGGGAAATTATACTGGCTGGATTGGTGTTTGTAAATGTATTATTCTACAATAATTAAATTAAGCCTATAACCCCGAAAGTAGTTGATTTTATTGGGGTTATAGGCTTATTATTTTTCTGGTATGGTAAGAGGATGGAGGTGTCCAATTTGGGCAGTTGTGCGTCCGGGATTACCAAACATCGGTAAGGAAATGTTTCCTGACTTGAAAAGATACCCTAGCCACTAAAGAGGCCCCATTGAGCGCTACCGCCTGGCTATAACTCTAATTCGCATTCACAAGCGCTTGAAAATTTTCACAAGGTGTTTTTTGTAAAAACAAGCTTCTCCATCATGCCGCCGGACTATGCAGTTAATATCATCAATTCGGCAAACGCTTGCCGATTGAGACCGAACGACGTTGCCCCCGATGTGGAGTTTACCGACTGGAACGATGCCAATTAAGGCAGCCAGGTTGTCAGTCCCGTCGATAAAAGAAAACCCGGCGGGATGGCCGGGGATTGATTGTAGAACGGTGGGACTATTCAGCTTTTCTAATGCGGCGTATATCGCTATCATGTTCAGCAGCTTTACGAACAAGGAAGTTGATATCATGTGCTAGGCGGCAATATCATCTTTAGAAGCTGTTTGGGCCTCAAGACGAGCAATGTTTTCTTTGGTGGCCGTACTTACTAACAGGCCGTCAAATTTGGCGTCTAATTCTTCAGTACGGTGAACAAGGGCTTTAATGTATTGGGTGTTTTCTGCTTGTTGACCTTCGATATTGTTAACGGTGGTTTTTAGGTCGGTAATATCGGATTCCATCCGGTCAAGCCGCTGGGTAATTTGCTTTTGACCTTCAAATAGCTGT
This window of the Methylomusa anaerophila genome carries:
- a CDS encoding DMT family transporter; its protein translation is MYQSYVMGLVAIFCTAVVWGLSFISIKITVAVIPPMTLALLRFIIASAILVLVLKKVEPATRLAKRDVPFIALSGVLGVTIFYSFQNIGIKLTTASAASMIIASIPIFTIVGEFLVFKTKLSLIKICSVILSIVGVYLIVATPQQASSENLVGILFMLGATVSWVIYMLITRPLSEKYSQLAVVTHQVIFGTLALIPFSFFETWQWEAVNYPIILHLLYLGIICSALANYLYVYAMNILGVSNVSLFVNFIPVVSVIGGFTILQEPVSTMQMLGGAIILLSVYLANRKIEKSEEEVNTTLAK
- a CDS encoding class II SORL domain-containing protein — encoded protein: MRIADLVQSADWKAEKHVPVLEAADRVQAGEKLTVEVCVGKEIAHPNTTEHHIRWIKLYFKPDNGKFPYEIATFEFNAHGESVEGANKGPVCTDPFGKVVIKLNASGTLIAESYCNIHGLWESSKAVTVVE
- a CDS encoding PTS sugar transporter subunit IIA, whose protein sequence is MFNFLKRKKYSNSSNSSLKLFAPVKGRIMDISQVPDQVFAGCMIGDGVGIEPDEGLIVAPCDGEIAVLPPTLHAVALISNEGVEILIHVGLDTVELGGTGFTAHVKPGNKVRCGEKLLTFDLDYIRSQGKLLTTPIVITNMDEKVSKLMKFVDSGNGVIMEIALKN
- the nagA gene encoding N-acetylglucosamine-6-phosphate deacetylase; translation: MRAIHNAKIITETGLIENSAVVYTEKIAAVVPDTSLDCYQLREKIDAEGNYLAPGFIDLHIHGCAGMDTMDEEDSALDVLSKSLAQTGVTAFLPTTMTMRFDLVENALARIRGKMGQSPGAEILGSHLEGPFISKEHKGAQDPQYILEPDYSRIDRFADVIKIVTIAPEMYGSLEFIQKARRDNIIIAAGHSAATYDQAMAAIAAGASHITHTFNAFTAFDHRQPGMLGALTDSSVTCELIADNIHVHPAAQRLLLKLKGVEKLILITDAMRACLMPDGIYDLGGQRVNVKSGAARLNSGVIAGSVLTLNKAVANFRATSRLSLSEIVKMVTINPARKLGIDCCKGSIAPGMDADMVVFDEAVNVLLTLVRGRIVYQKAMS